A genomic stretch from Desulfohalobium retbaense DSM 5692 includes:
- the rpiB gene encoding ribose 5-phosphate isomerase B has protein sequence MPEAPIVFGSDHAGLPLKSALLEILQQQGIATEDQGTHTFDSCDYPVLASEVCQRIQQTRGLGVLVCGSGLGMSMVANRYQGIRAALCTNEYLARMARLHNNANILCLGDRVLGIDLAQSILETFLNTPFEGGRHQRRVDLIDTLPQRGQ, from the coding sequence ATGCCTGAAGCGCCCATCGTATTCGGCTCCGACCACGCTGGTCTGCCGTTGAAATCCGCTTTACTGGAAATCCTGCAGCAACAAGGAATCGCCACCGAAGACCAGGGCACACACACTTTCGACAGCTGCGACTACCCCGTTTTAGCCTCTGAAGTCTGTCAGCGGATCCAGCAGACCCGGGGCCTCGGCGTGCTGGTCTGTGGTTCAGGACTGGGCATGTCCATGGTCGCCAACCGCTATCAGGGCATTCGTGCGGCTTTGTGCACCAACGAATACCTGGCTCGCATGGCCAGACTCCACAACAACGCCAACATCCTCTGCCTCGGAGACCGGGTACTGGGCATCGATTTGGCCCAAAGCATTCTGGAAACATTTCTCAACACCCCCTTTGAGGGGGGACGTCACCAACGCCGGGTGGATCTGATCGACACCCTGCCTCAAAGGGGGCAGTAA